In Populus trichocarpa isolate Nisqually-1 chromosome 16, P.trichocarpa_v4.1, whole genome shotgun sequence, a genomic segment contains:
- the LOC7467604 gene encoding E3 ubiquitin-protein ligase UPL4 isoform X3, translated as MEAVPILCNLLQYEDRQLVENVAICLIKIAERVSQSSEMLDELCKHGLINQATHLVQLNSRTTLSQPVYNGLIGLLVKLSSGSIVAFRTLYELNISSILKDLFATYDLSHGISSPHVIDGQGNQVHEVLKLLNELLPTVARNQDAQQLVLDKEAFLANHPDLLHKFGSDIIPSLIQVVNSGANLYVCYGCLYVINKLVYLSKSDMLLELLKNTNFSSFLAGVLTRKDHHVLMLALQITETILQKLPDVFVNSFIKEGVFFAIDGLLVPEKCSQLIFPACNGIHLPLNSNQKSSSKVVMRCLCYAFDTGQSLSASETGTCKLEKDTVENLGKHIRISYFALESCDSEKGLTDILQKLRALSAELSDLMNMSVKIGSCTQDEEKCYSILCQIMEKLDGREPVSTFEFIESGIVKILVNYLFNGKYLREKVEPQSTFDDFYVVEKRFEVFARLLSSSDLSEESPLSALIQKLQGALSSSENFPVILSHASKYRSSFAIIPNGRRTSYPCLRVRFVRGEGETCLCNYSEDPVTVDPLSSVNTIEGFLSPKVRIKGTEQIESAAQALEPAENVQFKSPSTANPSEGESSGLMEPDSMAFDLLVMQDNEANLSQPPPELDVNLIQRNPDETLSNDTHIVSVEDIVQSPSCADDSTKSHCPTSCSNGDAMPKLVFYLEGQQLDRTLTLYQAILQQKVKADHEINSTAKLWTQVHTLTYRIAVDTRDDNTQDCPSMAQNSSILDQAVAFMQHPAFFSSMFNCELPSDLDKSSPTNDILFLLKSLEGLNRFIFHLMSHERIHAFAEGLIDNLDNLRVAARPVAQNEFVSSKLTEKLEQQMRDSLAVSMGGMPVWCNQLMNSCSFLFSFETRCKYFQLSAFGCQQIQIQPSSHNNSGVLRDRLPSAGSLSRKKFIVLRDQVLESAAQMMDRYAHLKVPIEVVYNEEVGTGLGPTLEFYTLVSKEFQKSGIGMWREDHISFPTIENLQAEYSGIVKSPFGLFPRPWSPTVDASDGVQFSEVIKKFFLLGQIVAKALQDGRVLDLPFAKVFYKLILQQELNLYDIQSFDPELGRTLLEFQALVNRKKNMGLVIVENSSSTQDACFWNTRIEDLCLDFTLPGYSDYILSFDEDHKIVNMDNLEVYVSHIVDATIHTGISRQVEAFKSGFNQVFPIKHLMIFTEEELERLLCGERDFWAFNELLDHIKFDHGYTASSPPIVNLLEIIKEFEYEQRRSFLQFVTGAPRLPTGGLASLNPKLTIVRKHCSNCEDVDLPSVMTCANYLKLPPYSSKDKMKEKLLYAITEGQGSFHLS; from the exons ATGGAGGCTGTTCCGATATTATGCAATCTTCTACAATATGAGGATCGACAG CTTGTTGAAAATGTTGCTATTTGCTTGATCAAAATAGCAGAACGAGTCAGTCAGTCATCTGAGATGCTGGATGAACTATGCAAGCATGGACTAATTAATCAAGCTACTCATCTAGTGCAATTGAACAGCCGAACAACTCTATCTCAGCCAGTATACAAT GGTTTGATTGGGCTCCTTGTCAAACTTTCTTCTGGTTCGATTGTCGCTTTCAGGACCCTGTACGAGCTCAATATAAGCAGCATTTTGAAGGACTTATTTGCCACTTATGACCTCTCTCATGGAATTTCTTCTCCTCATGTGATTGATGGGCAGGGCAACCAG GTACATGAAGTGCTCAAGTTGCTAAATGAGCTTCTCCCTACTGTAGCAAGAAATCAAGATGCTCAACAACTTGTGTTGGATAAAGAGGCATTTTTGGCTAATCACCCTGATCTCTTGCACAAGTTTGGATCGGATATAATTCCTTCCTTGATTCAG GTGGTTAATTCTGGTGCAAATCTATATGTTTGCTATGGCTGCTTATATGTCATCAACAAGCTAGTTTATCTCAGCAAATCTGACATGCTTCTGGAATTGCTTAAGAATACAAATTTTTCAAG CTTCTTGGCTGGAGTTCTTACTCGTAAAGATCACCATGTGCTGATGTTAGCCCTGCAAATTACCGAGACAATTCTCCAAAAGCTTCCAGATGTTTTTGTGAACTCTTTCATCAAGGAAGGTGTCTTTTTTGCCATTGATGGCCTTCTTGTGCCTGAAAAATGTTCGCAATTGATCTTCCCAGCGTGCAATGGAATCCATCTGCCACTCAATTCTAATCAAAAGTCTTCTTCAAAAGTAGTCATGAGATGTTTATGTTATGCTTTTGATACTGGGCAGTCTCTTTCAGCCTCGGAGACGGGAACATGCAAGCTTGAAAAAGACACTGTAGAAAATCTTGGAAAGCATATAAGAATTAGTTACTTTGCTTTAGAATCATGTGACTCTGAGAAAGGATTGACAGATATCCTTCAAAAGCTCAGAGCTCTTTCTGCTGAATTGAGTGATTTGATGAATATGTCTGTCAAAATTGGTTCTTGCACCCAGGATGAAGAGAAATGTTACTCTATATTGTGTCAAATCATGGAAAAACTTGATGGAAGAGAGCCTGTGTCtacttttgaatttattgaaagtgGGATTGTGAAGATATTAGTGAATTACTTATTCAATGGAAAATATCTGAGAGAAAAGGTGGAGCCTCAAAGTACATTTGATGATTTCTATGTTGTAGAGAAAAGATTTGAGGTATTTGCAAGGCTATTATCTTCTTCAGACCTATCTGAAGAGTCTCCTTTATCAGCATTAATACAGAAATTGCAGGGTGCGTTATCTTCTTCGGAAAATTTCCCTGTTATTCTGAGCCATGCATCAAAGTACAGATCCTCATTTGCAATCATCCCTAATGGACGTCGCACGTCTTATCCATGCCTAAGAGTTCGTTTTGTCAGGGGAGAGGGCGAAACATGCCTTTGCAACTACTCTGAAGATCCTGTGACAGTAGATCCTCTTTCTTCTGTGAATACAATTGAAGGATTTCTATCTCCTAAAGTTAGAATAAAAGGAACTGAACAAATAGAATCAGCTGCTCAAGCTCTGGAGCCAGCAGAAAATGTACAGTTCAAATCACCATCAACTGCGAACCCCAGTGAAGGGGAAAGTTCAGGACTTATGGAGCCTGATAGCATGGCTTTTGATTTACTAGTAATGCAG GACAATGAAGCTAACCTATCACAGCCTCCACCAGAACTAGATGTAAATTTGATACAGAGAAATCCTGATGAAACATTATCAAATGATACTCATATT GTCTCAGTGGAGGATATAGTGCAGTCTCCTTCATGTGCTGATGACTCTACGAAAAGTCATTGTCCTACATCCTGTAGCAATGGAGATGCTATGCCAAAACTGGTATTTTACCTAGAAGGACAGCAGTTGGACCGAACTTTGACTCTTTACCAGGCAATACTCCAGCAAAAAGTTAAAGCAGACCATGAAATTAACAGCACAGCAAAGCTGTGGACTCAAGTACACACCTTGACTTACAGAATAGCTGTGGACACTAGAGATGATAATACTCAAGATTGCCCTAGTATGGCTCAAAATTCCTCTATATTAGATCAAGCTGTGGCTTTTATGCAGCATCCTGCATTTTTCTCCAGCATGTTTAATTGTGAACTCCCTTCTGACCTGGATAAGTCTAGTCCTACTAATGATATATTGTTTCTGCTTAAAAGTTTAGAAGGTTTGAACAGGTTTATTTTTCATCTGATGTCTCATGAAAGAATCCATGCATTTGCTGAAGGGCTGATAGATAATTTGGATAATTTAAGGGTTGCAGCTCGCCCAGTAGCACAGAATGAGTTTGTGAGCAGTAAGTTGACAGAGAAATTGGAGCAACAGATGCGGGATTCTCTGGCTGTGTCCATGGGTGGCATGCCTGTGTGGTGCAATCAGCTCATGAATTCATGCTCCTTTTTGTTTAGCTTTGAGACTAGATGTAAATATTTCCAGCTGTCAGCATTTGGCTGTCAGCAAATTCAGATACAGCCTTCATCACATAATAATTCAGGTGTCTTGAGAGACAGGCTACCAAGTGCTGGCAGTTTGTCCCGTAAGAAATTCATAGTTTTACGTGACCAAGTTCTGGAGTCTGCTGCTCAGATGATGGACCGTTATGCCCATCTTAAAGTACCTATTGAAGTGGTATATAATGAAGAAGTTGGTACTGGTCTTGGTCCGACCTTGGAATTTTATACTCTGGTTAGTAAAGAGTTTCAGAAGTCTGGCATTGGCATGTGGAGGGAGGATCATATTTCATTTCCCACCATCGAGAACTTGCAGGCAGAATACTCTGGAATTGTGAAGTCTCCATTTGGACTTTTTCCTCGCCCATGGTCACCTACAGTGGATGCATCTGATGGAGTACAGTTTTCTGAGgttattaaaaagtttttccTTCTGGGACAAATTGTAGCCAAGGCTCTTCAAGATGGCAGGGTGCTGGATCTACCATTCGCCAAAGTCTTCTATAAACTTATTCTTCAGCAG GAACTTAATTTGTATGACATCCAGTCCTTTGATCCTGAGCTTGGTAGGACTTTGCTAGAGTTCCAGGCTCTTgtcaacaggaaaaaaaatatgggatTAGTCATTGTAGAAAACTCATCTTCTACTCAAGATGCATGCTTTTGGAACACTAGAATCGAGGATCTCTGTCTTGACTTTACTCTTCCTGGGTATTCTGATTACATTCTTAGTTTTGATGAAGATCACAAAATT GTGAATATGGATAACTTGGAGGTGTATGTTTCTCACATTGTGGATGCTACTATACACACAGGAATTTCCAGACAAGTTGAAGCATTCAAGTCTGGATTTAACCAG GTTTTTCCAATTAAACATCTTATGATTTTTACTGAGGAGGAACTTGAGCGTTTGCTATGTGGAGAACGTGATTTTTGGGCT TTCAATGAGCTTTTGGATCATATCAAGTTTGATCATGGATACACTGCTAGCAGTCCTCCTATTGTTAAT TTACTGGAAATCATAAAAGAATTTGAATATGAACAACGACGATCATTTCTACAGTTTGTAACTGGGGCACCTCGGCTACCTACAGGAGGCTTGGCGTCTCTGAATCCAAAATTGACCATTGTACGGAAG CATTGCAGCAACTGTGAAGATGTGGACCTTCCCAGTGTGATGACTTGTGCCAATTATCTGAAGTTGCCTCCCTACTCGTCGAAA GATAAGATGAAGGAGAAACTTCTGTATGCCATAACAGAGGGTCAAGGCTCATTCCACCTCTCGTAG